A DNA window from Vigna angularis cultivar LongXiaoDou No.4 chromosome 1, ASM1680809v1, whole genome shotgun sequence contains the following coding sequences:
- the LOC108327319 gene encoding uncharacterized protein LOC108327319 → MENWEKSHESIKADVSQLKDQMAQILTALEALKTTGGSTPAQVEGSAQYYPPLFNAGSQSVPFPMYGLPPDYTPPVGEYTEGEHASFSFPTTANVPSISTQGPVVMSAPMVSEGMNANMSDGIRVTPGPHVITGEGFSTRAAPHTSFQGVISNVDGAKDKLESLEARSMAVEGFESNGFGDVARLSLVPSVKIPHKFKAPDFEKYKGNTCPKSHLTMFCRKMAAYAYDEQLLIHVFQDSLVGVALNWYTYLEPTRIRCWADLDDAFVKQYIYTTHVAPDRLQLQIMSKKDNEIFKEYAQRWRELAAQVEPPLYDREMVAMFVNTLQPPFYEHMVGNVSSNFADIIVIGERIEIGLKNGKIAYGSSVVANSKKPSFNLGKRKEGDVHGTSATPVWKGQTPTHNYRPYWGQHPHAANASFGHQIRPQQQPGYYQPQYIPMNNWRGGANVGSNMNVGPNTYPRRNQERNYVNFTPIPTTYTELLPHLIKQGLVVICPLKPLQPPYPRGYDADAKCSYHGGVVGHSTERCLAFKHKVQTLIDSGWLKFQEDKPSIEANPLSEHGCVRVPY, encoded by the coding sequence ATGGAGAATTGGGAGAAGTCACACGAATCTATTAAGGCTGATGTTAGCCAGTTGAAGGATCAAATGGCCCAGATTTTGACAGCTCTCGAAGCCCTGAAGACTACGGGAGGGTCGACGCCTGCACAAGTTGAGGGAAGTGCTCAATATTACCCTCCGTTGTTCAATGCTGGGAGCCAATCTGTTCCGTTCCCAATGTATGGATTACCCCCAGATTACACTCCACCTGTGGGAGAATACACAGAAGGGGAGCATGCTTCATTCTCTTTCCCTACCACTGCCAACGTACCGTCAATCAGTACTCAGGGACCTGTTGTAATGTCCGCACCTATGGTAAGTGAAGGAATGAATGCAAACATGTCTGATGGAATACGAGTAACTCCGGGGCCTCATGTGATTACCGGAGAGGGCTTTTCTACCAGGGCTGCGCCACATACTTCGTTTCAGGGGGTAATTAGTAATGTCGACGGAGCAAAGGATAAACTGGAGAGCCTAGAGGCAAGATCGATGGCTGTTGAGGGATTTGAAAGTAATGGGTTCGGAGATGTTGCCAGATTGAGCTTGGTTCCTAGTGTCAAAATACCACATAAGTTCAAGGCGCCAGATTTTGAGAAGTATAAGGGAAATACATGCCCTAAGAGCCATCTGACCATGTTTTGCAGAAAGATGGCTGCATATGCTTATGATGAGCAGCTGCTCATCCATGTTTTCCAAGATAGTTTGGTTGGAGTGGCATTAAACTGGTATACCTATTTGGAGCCGACTCGAATTCGTTGTTGGGCGGACTTGGATGATGCTTTTGTGAAACAGTACATATACACTACACATGTTGCGCCAGATCGTTTACAACTGCAAATTATGTCGAAGAAAGACAACGAAATTTTTAAGGAGTATGCTCAACGGTGGAGGGAATTGGCTGCACAAGTTGAGCCACCTTTGTATGATAGAGAAATGGTGGCAATGTTTGTAAATACGCTCCAACCACCATTTTATGAACATATGGTGGGAAATGTATCTTCAAATTTTGCTGATATCATCGTGATAGGCGAACGAATAGAGATCGGGTTGAAAAATGGGAAGATTGCATATGGCTCGTCGGTGGTTGCAAATTCCAAAAAACCCAGTTTCAacttaggaaaaagaaaggaaggagaTGTGCATGGAACATCTGCAACCCCCGTGTGGAAAGGTCAGACTCCCACTCATAACTATCGACCATACTGGGGTCAACATCCACATGCAGCTAACGCGTCATTTGGTCATCAAATTAGGCCTCAACAACAACCAGGGTACTATCAACCACAATACATCCCGATGAATAATTGGAGGGGAGGGGCAAACGTAGGTTCCAATATGAATGTGGGTCCAAATACTTATCCAAGAAGGAACCAGGAAAGAAATTATGTTAACTTTACCCCAATTCCTACAACTTATACGGAATTATTGCCTCATCTTATCAAACAGGGTCTGGTTGTCATTTGTCCCCTGAAGCCTTTGCAGCCTCCGTACCCAAGAGGTTATGATGCAGATGCAAAGTGTAGTTATCATGGAGGGGTTGTTGGTCATTCCACTGAGAGGTGTCTGGCTTTCAAGCATAAAGTGCAGACTCTAATTGATTCTGGGTGGTTAAAGTTCCAAGAAGATAAGCCTAGTATCGAGGCCAATCCTTTATCCGAGCATGGATGTGTTCGCGTGCCCTATTGA